One genomic segment of Devosia sp. includes these proteins:
- a CDS encoding ABC transporter permease: MSNQTEADTSLVNRAETVASFEHQHTLLSRLQHALHSNPALVPLIVLVLSIVVFGALLGTKFFSSFALTLILQQVAIVGIVGAAQSLVIMTAGIDLSVGAIMVLSSVIMGQFTFRLGLPPAVAIACGLAVGTFIGFINGWLIARIKLPPFIVTLGMWQIALATNFLYSGNETIRAQDIEANAPLLQFFGTSFNVGGAVFTYGVIFFILLVLVLAYALRHTAWGRHVYAVGDDPEAAALSGVNTKGILISVYMLSGVICAFAGWVLIGRIGSVSPTSGQSANIESITAVVIGGISLFGGRGSILGMFFGALIVGVFSLGLRLLGADAQWTYLLIGALIIGAVAVDQWIRKVST; the protein is encoded by the coding sequence ATGTCGAACCAGACTGAGGCCGATACCAGCCTCGTCAACCGTGCCGAAACCGTTGCCAGTTTCGAACACCAGCACACGCTGCTGTCGCGCCTTCAGCACGCACTGCATTCCAATCCGGCGCTCGTGCCGCTGATCGTTCTGGTGCTCAGCATTGTGGTTTTCGGGGCGCTATTGGGGACGAAGTTCTTTTCCTCCTTCGCGCTGACCCTGATCCTGCAGCAGGTTGCGATTGTCGGCATCGTCGGTGCAGCGCAATCGCTGGTCATCATGACTGCCGGGATCGACCTGTCGGTGGGCGCCATCATGGTGCTGAGCTCGGTGATCATGGGGCAGTTCACCTTCCGCCTGGGCCTGCCACCTGCAGTGGCTATAGCCTGCGGCCTTGCCGTGGGCACCTTCATCGGCTTCATCAATGGCTGGCTCATCGCCCGCATCAAGCTGCCGCCCTTCATCGTCACCCTGGGCATGTGGCAGATCGCGCTGGCCACCAATTTCCTCTATTCGGGCAACGAGACCATAAGGGCTCAGGATATCGAGGCCAACGCGCCGCTTTTGCAGTTCTTCGGCACGTCCTTCAACGTCGGCGGCGCGGTGTTCACCTACGGCGTCATATTCTTCATCCTGCTGGTGTTGGTGCTCGCCTATGCCCTGCGCCATACCGCCTGGGGGCGCCATGTCTATGCCGTAGGGGATGATCCCGAGGCCGCGGCGCTCTCGGGGGTCAACACCAAGGGCATCCTCATTTCCGTCTACATGCTCTCCGGCGTCATCTGCGCCTTTGCCGGCTGGGTGCTGATCGGCCGCATCGGATCTGTGTCGCCGACCTCGGGCCAGTCCGCCAATATCGAGTCGATTACGGCCGTGGTGATCGGGGGTATTTCCCTGTTTGGCGGTCGCGGATCGATCCTGGGCATGTTCTTCGGGGCGCTGATCGTCGGCGTCTTCTCGCTCGGCCTGCGCCTGCTCGGAGCCGATGCGCAATGGACATATCTGTTGATCGGCGCCCTCATCATTGGCGCTGTCGCCGTGGACCAGTGGATCAGAAAGGTCTCAACCTGA
- a CDS encoding ATP-binding cassette domain-containing protein, translated as MEPILSARSLTKRYGRVTALDNCDFELMPGEILAVIGDNGAGKSSLIKALSGAIRPDSGDIFLDGNKVQFASPIEARHAGVETVYQTLAMSPALSIADNMFMGREIRKSGFMGKVLRQLDRPAMERIAREKLSDLGLMTIQNINQAVETLSGGQRQGVAVARAAAFGSKVIILDEPTAALGVKESRRVLDLILDVRARGIPIILISHNMPHVFEVADRIHVHRLGRRLTVIDPKDYTMSDAVAFMTGAKAAPGAAANAA; from the coding sequence ATGGAACCCATTCTTTCGGCTCGCAGCCTTACCAAGCGCTATGGCCGCGTGACTGCCCTCGACAATTGCGATTTCGAGCTCATGCCCGGCGAAATCCTCGCGGTCATCGGCGACAATGGCGCCGGCAAGTCATCGCTGATCAAGGCTCTGTCCGGGGCAATTAGGCCCGATAGCGGCGATATTTTCCTCGATGGCAACAAGGTTCAGTTCGCCTCGCCCATCGAGGCCCGCCACGCCGGGGTTGAAACCGTCTATCAGACCCTGGCTATGTCACCGGCCCTGTCGATCGCCGACAACATGTTCATGGGGCGCGAAATCCGCAAATCCGGCTTCATGGGCAAGGTGCTGCGCCAGCTCGACCGGCCGGCCATGGAACGCATCGCGCGTGAAAAGCTGTCCGATCTGGGCCTGATGACCATTCAGAACATCAACCAGGCGGTCGAAACGCTGTCCGGCGGCCAGCGCCAGGGCGTCGCGGTGGCCCGCGCCGCGGCCTTCGGCTCGAAGGTCATCATTCTCGACGAGCCCACCGCAGCCCTGGGCGTCAAGGAATCGCGGCGTGTGCTCGATCTCATCCTCGACGTCCGCGCGCGTGGCATTCCGATCATCCTGATCAGCCACAACATGCCGCACGTATTCGAGGTTGCCGACCGTATCCACGTGCATCGGCTGGGCCGCCGGCTCACCGTCATCGACCCCAAGGACTATACCATGTCCGATGCCGTCGCCTTCATGACGGGCGCCAAGGCCGCGCCGGGAGCAGCGGCCAACGCGGCCTGA